One Gossypium raimondii isolate GPD5lz chromosome 3, ASM2569854v1, whole genome shotgun sequence genomic window carries:
- the LOC105794760 gene encoding uncharacterized protein LOC105794760 — protein MEIPVINRISDFEASISTLNNPSFLSQVYALSGIDKIYQAYHFWKWGALILALLASLSTIINRLKILVIRFRRNHSLPSRPLLYDTDFDTDSETSSCSSSDNELEYEEPSASQNWRQVDEDFRVRGSGHFIDDQWRNSGSTLRKRRSSIGDLFSWAEELTNGKSVVKLWDNLGLGFRLDLDESDNFLNVYDINKETKIRSIFGEKSDFQAVSASSSSPAVVVSAGGDSSTRRVAVSAWDTRLDCRQPVILTEWSPEKPMEKISAVNTDGVEKVYIRGDVKGMLTVGDMRKARSPLRNLTDSEVETWWDADAVIVSDESM, from the coding sequence ATGGAAATTCCGGTTATCAACAGGATAAGCGATTTCGAAGCTAGCATAAGCACTCTAAACAACCCATCTTTTCTTTCCCAAGTTTATGCCCTTTCTGGGATTGATAAAATCTACCAAGCTTATCATTTTTGGAAATGGGGGGCTTTGATTCTTGCCCTGCTGGCCTCCTTATCTACCATAATCAATAGACTCAAGATTCTGGTTATCAGATTCCGACGAAACCATTCTCTACCATCTCGACCTCTTCTTTATGACACAGATTTTGATACTGACTCGGAGACTTCATCATGTTCATCATCGGACAACGAATTAGAATATGAGGAGCCCTCGGCTTCTCAAAACTGGCGACAAGTTGATGAGGATTTTCGAGTGAGAGGATCGGGTCATTTTATTGACGATCAATGGCGGAACAGTGGCTCCACCCTGCGAAAGAGGAGAAGCAGCATCGGCGATCTATTTTCGTGGGCTGAAGAGCTAACCAACGGAAAAAGCGTGGTGAAGCTGTGGGACAACTTAGGATTAGGGTTCCGTTTGGACCTCGATGAAAGCGACAACTTTTTAAATGTTTACGATAtcaacaaagaaacaaaaatcagGTCAATTTTTGGGGAGAAGAGCGACTTTCAGGCGGTTTCAGCATCGTCGTCGTCGCCAGCAGTTGTAGTCTCCGCTGGCGGTGATTCGTCAACTCGACGAGTCGCCGTCAGTGCATGGGACACGCGCCTTGATTGCCGGCAGCCGGTGATTCTGACAGAATGGAGCCCCGAAAAACCCATGGAGAAAATCTCAGCGGTCAATACTGACGGCGTGGAGAAAGTTTATATCAGGGGTGACGTGAAGGGAATGTTAACGGTGGGTGATATGAGGAAGGCGAGGTCGCCGTTAAGGAACCTAACGGATTCTGAGGTTGAAACTTGGTGGGATGCTGACGCCGTCATCGTATCGGACGAGTCAATGTAA